From the genome of Miscanthus floridulus cultivar M001 chromosome 10, ASM1932011v1, whole genome shotgun sequence, one region includes:
- the LOC136488747 gene encoding protein FAR-RED IMPAIRED RESPONSE 1-like, with protein MRVVDKDIFNWMGFRQLLGEEIVHGQDQDLHVSFFDTTKNETVHINSDSAMLHAFDVYWDSRKLPLTVDVIDTTPWNTARVDANPVQHANPVEHDNLADDENVEVAMPLDVIYPNNLQAPTAECPSRNTEPDDTTDVNAHDTVEFEADDIADHDESDESDESADAQDDENDDWGEKDEVEYVGVDDEKEKYHDELNDDGQEDCSYYPDTDPEDDDPLEVDDERGCESVLHVTDVDNPKIAVGVTFEDGLCFKRCIRQYAVLNEVELAVPYSESRRYRAYCKAERCRWRIHASQLSDGKTWQIKKMPHKHRCAGTGNLEKNCMATNHWVKDRVINWLREDPTIQPKALRKQLEEKYNIKVSKYVVWDGRQMALDEILGGWEDSFVHVFSWKREVEKRCPGSVVEIEWELVNEKRRFCRMFVALKPCIDGFLNGCRPYLGIDSTVLITRWKGQLASAIGVDGHNWMFPVAYGVFGSETMENWEWFMKMLHKAIGSPHGLVISTDAGKGIDKAVTKIFSNGVEHRECMRHLVKNF; from the exons ATGCGTGTGGTGGATAAGGATATTTTCAACTGGATGGGTTTTCGTCAGCTGCTCGGTGAGGAGATAGTTCATGGTCAGGATCAAGATCTCCATGTCTCCTTCTTTGACACAACCAAGAATGAGACAGTCCACATAAATTCTGATAGTGCTATGCTGCatgcatttgatgtttattgggATAGTAGGAAGCTGCCACTAACTGTAGATGTTATTGACACAACTCCTTGGAACACGGCTCGTGTTGATGCTAATCCtgttcagcatgctaatcctgtTGAGCATGATAATCttgctgatgatgaaaatgttgaAGTTGCTATGCCTTTAGATGTGATTTACCCTAATAATTTACAAGCTCCTACTGCTGAGTGTCCTTCTAGAAATACTGAGCCTGATGACACTACAGATGTTAATGCTCATGACACTGTAGAGTTTGAGGCTGATGACATTGCTGaccatgatgagagtgatgagagTGATGAGAGTGCTGATGCCCaggatgatgagaatgatgactGGGGAGAGAAGGATGAGGTTGAGTATGTAGGAGTGGATGATGAGAAAGAGAAGTACCATGATGAGCTCAATGATGATGGTCAAGAGGATTGTTCTTACTATCCTGACACTGACCCAGAGGATGATGACCCACTAGAGGTGGATGATGAGAGGGGTTGTGAGAGTGTGCTGCATGTCACTGACGTAGATAACCCTAAAATAGCAGTTGGTGTTACTTTTGAAGATGGTTTATGTTTTAAGAGGTGTATTAGGCAATATGCTGTGCTTAATGAAGTTGAACTTGCAGTTCCTTATAGTGAGTCAAGGCGGTACCGAGCTTACTGTAAGGCAGAGAGGTGTAGGTGGAGGATTCATGCATCTCAGTTATCAGATGGGAAGACATGGCAG ATTAAGAAGATGCCACACAAGCACAGATGTGCCGGCACAGGGAATTTGGAAAAGAATTGCATGGCTACCAATCATTGGGTGAAGGACAGAGTTATCAATTGGCTAAGGGAGGACCCAACTATTCAGCCTAAAGCTCTAAGGAAACAGTTGGAGGAGAAGTACAACATCAAGGTGAGCAAGTACGTTGTTTGGGACGGCAGGCAAATGGCATTAGATGAGATTTTAGGTGGATGGGAGGACAGCTTTGTCCATGTGTTTTCTTGGAAGAGGGAGGTTGAGAAGAGGTGTCCTGGTAGTGTTGTAGAGATTGAATGGGAGCTTGTGAATGAGAAGAGAAGGTTTTGTAGGATGTTTGTAGCACTGAAGCCATGCATTGATGGCTTCCTTAATGGTTGTAGACCGTACCTAGGGATTGATTCTACAGTTTTGATAACAAGGTGGAAGGGTCAGTTAGCTTCAGCTATAGGTGTTGATGGCCATAACTGGATGTTCCCAGTGGCCTATGGAGTCTTTGGCAGTGAGACCATGGAGAACTGGGAATGGTTCATGAAGATGCTGCACAAGGCAATTGGTTCTCCACATGGTCTGGTTATTTCAACAGATGCAG GCAAAGGAATTGATAAGGCAGTTACCAAAATCTTCAGCAATGGTGTAGAACACAGAGAATGCATGAGGCATCTTGTCAAGAATTTCTAG